From Ancylomarina subtilis:
AAATCAGCGATGTAACCGTTGTGTTAACATTCGATCCGCCTTGGGATAAAGATATGATGACTGAAGAAGCAAAACTCGAATTGGGTTTTCTATAAGATATAAAGGGCTGTTTTTCGGCCCTTTTTTTTATTTCTTTTTTTTAGATGGAGGATTCTTCTTTACCAGACTTTTTTACTTTTATATTATGAATCTAACTTTAGCAGCAAAATCTCAACTTATAAAAGATAAAGCCCACGAGCTTGGTTTTGATCTTTGCGGAATTGCTGAAGCAAATTTTTTATCAGAAGAAAAAGAGCACTTCACCGACTGGCTGTCTAAGGATTACCATGGTCAGATGGGGTATATGGCCAATAATGTTGAGAAGCGTCTCGATCCGAGACTTTTGGTAGAAAATACCAAATCGGTTGTCGTGGTGGCACTCAACTATTATCCTGAAAGCAAGCAGGAAGATGCTAAGGCGCCTGTTTTGGCAAAATATGCCTACGGAAAAGATTATCACTTTGTGTTGAAGGAGAAGCTAAATACTTTATTGGAATATATCAACGAAGAAATTGGTGAAACTCAGGGGCGAGCTTTTGTCGATTCGGCTCCTATTTTGGAACATGCCTGGGCGCGAAAAGCCGGATTGGGTTGGATTGGGAAAAATTCACTCCTTTTGAATCGCAAGCTGGGCTCCTTTATGTTTTTGGGCGAGCTGCTAATTGACTTGCCTTTGGTTTATGAAACTGAAACTTACCCTGATTTCTGTGGTGGTTGTAACCGATGTATTCGTTCTTGTCCAACTGATGCTATTGTTGCACCCCAAGTGGTTGATGGGAGTAAATGCATTTCCTATTTTACTATTGAACTAAAAGATGATATCCCAGAGGAGATGAAAGGTAAATTCCAAAACAGAGTTTTTGGTTGTGATATCTGTCAGGATGTGTGTCCCTGGAATAGAATGGTAAAGCCACATTCTGTTGAGGCATTTAAGCCTAATCCTAAAATTTTATCACTATCTAAAGATGAATGGTTTGCCATGGATGCTCATAAATTTGGAGACTTGTTTAAGAATTCAGCAGTTAAAAGAACGAAATTTAAGGGA
This genomic window contains:
- the queG gene encoding tRNA epoxyqueuosine(34) reductase QueG, whose product is MNLTLAAKSQLIKDKAHELGFDLCGIAEANFLSEEKEHFTDWLSKDYHGQMGYMANNVEKRLDPRLLVENTKSVVVVALNYYPESKQEDAKAPVLAKYAYGKDYHFVLKEKLNTLLEYINEEIGETQGRAFVDSAPILEHAWARKAGLGWIGKNSLLLNRKLGSFMFLGELLIDLPLVYETETYPDFCGGCNRCIRSCPTDAIVAPQVVDGSKCISYFTIELKDDIPEEMKGKFQNRVFGCDICQDVCPWNRMVKPHSVEAFKPNPKILSLSKDEWFAMDAHKFGDLFKNSAVKRTKFKGLKRNLDFLIE